The DNA segment AGTTTTCTTGTTAATATAATCTCTTCAACATCTTCAAAAGTGATTTTTAGAATATTTTGATAGATTTCATCAGCTTTATCTTCATCTAAATCAAGAACCAAAAAAGAGTCTAAAACTTCATAAAGTGCACCAATATCCCTACTACTTATTGCATCAAGCCTTGTTTTTTCTAAATATTTTAAAAAATCAGGGTTTGTTCTTGCACTATTTAGATCCTCTTTATCCATCAATAAAATCCTTTAATCGTTTTAGTATCTCTCTTGTTTTCTCTTCATTTTCAACAAGAGCTATTCTTACATACCCTTGTCCCATTCCATTTCTACCTAAAAAGCTTCCTGGAAGAACTTTAATATTTTTCTCTTTATAAAGATTTTTTGTAAACTCTAAATCATCTTCTACTTCAAGCCAGATATAAAAAGTTGCTTTTGGAGGAGTTATTCCCAAAATCTCTTTTGCAATTTTAAAATTTTTCTTATATATCTCTCTAAACTCATCAACATGGAAATCTTCATTCCAAGCAACTGCTGCTGCTTTTTGTAACGGAACAGGAGAAGCACACCCAACATAAGTTCTATATTGCATATAAGATTCTAAAATATTTTCATCTCCAGCAACAAATCCACTTCTTAAACCTGGAGCTGAACTTCTTTTTGAAATTGAGTTCATTACAATTACATTTTTAAAATCTACATTCCCTACTTCAATACTAGCTTCAAGTAAAGATGATGGTTTTTTGCTCTCATCAAAATATATTTCAGAGTAACACTCATCATTTACAAGTACAAAATCAAACTCTAAAGCTTTTTTCACCCACTCTCCAAGCTCTTTTTTTGTCATCTCTGCAGAGGTTGGATTGTTTGGGTAGTTCAAAATAACTAAATCACATTTCTCTAACTCTTTGTCACTTAGTTTTGCTTTGAATTTATTCTGCTTTGTTAAATTTATATGAATAACTTTTGCTCTACTTGCAATTGCCGCACCTTCATATATTTGATAAAAAGGGTTTGTAAATGCAATTGTTGGCTCTTTTTTATCAAAAAGCAAAAACTGTGGGAAATTAAAAAGAGACTCCCTTGTTCCAAAAGTAGTAACTAATTGTTTATCTTTCAAAGTTACATTAAATCTTTTTTTAACAAAATTAATCATTGCCTCTTTTAATTCAGGCAAACCTGCACTTGCTGGATATTTTTTAAGTAATGAAGTTGATTTATTAAGTGCATTTTGAATAAATTTTGGAGTCTCAAACTGAGGCTCTCCTATTGTTAACGCACTTGGTTCATAATTATCATTTGGCTTAATATCTTTTAATAACTCATTTAACTTTTCAAATGGATATTTTTCAAAATTCATTTTTTTCCTTATTCTTCAATAACTGGTATTAGCAGTTGATCAAATCTATTTAAATCAAAAGAGATTAAATCAGGATTTGTATATAAAAACTTCCATGAAAATCTAGACTTAAACATACTATGTTTCAAAGGTAAAATTTGAAGGATGTTTGTCTCTTTTTTCAACTCTCTTATAGGATTCTCATCATTTGAAACAACCTCTATTTTTTCATTAAAAATCTTTGCCAGATTTTCAAAATGATCTATTAAATCGCTTTTTTTCTCATTCTCACCCAAAGGGTTCATGTTAAAAATCTTAGTCCTTAATTTTAATTGTGCAGAAACATCAAAAACAACTGGTGAAATCTGTTCATAAGAGTTTACATCATTGATAACCACAACACTATTTTTCAATCCTGTTCCATTACTCTCTTCACCTATTTTATATAAAGGCAACTTCAAATCTAAAATATGTTTTATTTTTTTTCTGTTATTAAACATTTCACTTGTTAATATTATCATTCCCACATCAAAAGCACGAATATCACTCTTTAGAAGTCTCTCCATACCAATATCATGATAATCCATTTTTATCTCAACACTATCGTTATTTGCAAAATTATCTTTTATTAAATCTATAATATCAACGGTTGTAGGTCTTGTAATACGGATAATCATTTTACTGTTTTTTAATCTTTTATTTAAAAATTTTATTTGGTTGATTACATTTTCAATTCTATCTTTATCTTGTAAATACATATCAAGATACAAATAAATATTGTGTCCAAAAGGCATAGGAAATTGACCTTGTGATTTTCCAATTGCATTATAAACTTGCATCAGTACAGTAGGCTTACCAATAACAAGAATAATATCATTTGGTTTTAATATCAAAGAGGGTTTTATATTTATAAGTTTTTCACCCCTATAAAGTCCAAAGATTTTCCACTCTTTTTGCTCAATAGAACCAATATATCTGTAAGCATAAGAGCTACCAAAAGGGATTTTAATTTCCATAATTTCACCCTGCTTTAGTCCAATATTTTGAGCCATTACAGGAATATTTGGCAATCTTTCAACCATACCATTTGCAAGAACTTCTATCCCTTTGTAAATATTTACATAAGGATCTTTCATATTAATTCCCCAATAGTCTAAAATAGACATTGGAAGATTCTTTTTTCTTGCTTTTATATTTTTGATTACATTTATCATCTCATCTTTTGAATTAAGAGCAATAAGAACTTGTGAGTGTGTGTCTTTGTCTAAAACCATTGCAAGTTTTGACTCAGAAGTTGGATCAAATTTATAAAAAGTGAAATTTGAAGGTTTGTGTTCTGGTACAATGGCATCACTTAGATAAACAATATCATAACTATTTTCTGTAGTATTGGTTTCAACCATTCTTTGCAGCAATTTTTTTGCAACAATGCCATCAAGGATTACTAATATTTTTTTCATAGGGTATTATATCTAAAAGTGCTAAATTTTTATGTTCAAATTTGTTGTTTTTTTTATCTAAAAAAATAAACTTATTTAGGATTGTAACTCAATAGGAATTTTAATTTTAAATAGAGCCCCATGCTTGCTGTTTTCAACTCCTAATTTACCTTGCATATTCTCTTCAACAATCATTTTTGACATATAAAGACCTATACCAGTTCCTTGGTATTTATGTTTTGTAGTGAAGTATGGTTCAAAAATTTTATCAATTATTTTTTCATCGATTCCACCTGCATTATCTTCTATTTCTAAAACTGCATAGTTGTTATCTTTATAAAGTTTTATAAAGATTGTTGGATTTTTGATTTTTCGTTGAACTAAAACATCTTTAGAGTTTGTTAAGATATTCAAAATTGCTTGGGCATATTCATTTGGGAAGCCCTTTATTTCGATAGTTTTATCTAAATTTTCTTCTACAGTTATATGATGGAATTTTAAACTTGAAGCAACCAATTCTAAAGATTGTTGCAGTTTATCTTCAATATGAAAAGTCTCTTTATATTTATTTGGTTTAAAGAAATTACTAAAATCCTCTATAGTGTTTGAAAGATAGTTAGAGGTTTTAATAATAACTTCAATTTTATTTAGTTCAGATTCATTATTTGAAAGTCCAAACTCTTTTTCAACTTTCATTCCTGAAGCTGCTGTTGTAATCATTGATAGAGGTTGTCTCCATTGGTGAGCTATATTTCCTATCATCTCTCCCATTGCTGCAAGTCTTGATTGATGCATCAATAATTTCTCTTGTTTAGCTCTTTTTTCAACCTCTTCTTTTACTTTTTTATCCAAAACTTGGTTTAATTGTTCCAACTCATGGGTTTTGTCTTCTAACATTTTATTTGTTTTATTTAACTCCAAAGTTCTCTCTTCAACTCTATCTTCAAGTTTTTCATAAGAATCTTTTAACTCTTTTTGAGAACTCTCTATTTTTGAAATCATCATATTAAAACTTTTTGATAAATGCCCTATTTCATCACTATTATTATTAAAACTTCTTAAACCTAAATTTCCTTTTGAAATCTCATTTGCTACCTCATTTAAAGAGATTATTGGTTTTGAAAAACTTCTTGCAATAAAAAATGAAATCAAGAAAATAATAACTAGAAGGATCACAAAAAAGGTAAAAAAACTATAATACATATTCTCTATTTTTTTATGAAACTGTTGAAGAGAAAAGCTTAAATGTATATGTCCCCAACTAGACCCTGATATAATAATAGGTGTAACATAATGAAATACCTCTATTTTAGAGCTTGGGTCTACCATCATTTTATAGACACTATTTTCTTTTTCAAGACTCTTCATACTTGTATCAATATTAGTTTCATATGACCATTTATCTTTATTTATAATAAAATATTTATTGTTTTTTTCAATTACAATTGAGTTAAGTAATTCATGATGGGAAAGAAAATCATAGTTGAACTCTACAATATAGGAATTGTCATCTAATACTATTGCATCTGACATACTATAGATCAATATTTGGGCAATACTTTTTGCTTCTTGTTCTAGTGATTTAATAATCTCTTTTTTTTGGCTAGTAATATAATATATTGAAAAAATAGAAGAAAAGAATAATATCGCTAAAAACATTGAAATGAATATTTTTGTAAATATTTTATTTAGCTTGAACATCAACTTTTCTTTTTAAGCTTAAATACTCTTTATAGAATTTCTCTAACGTTTCCAAATCTTTTGGATAAATTCTTTTTATTTTTGTGCTATCAAGCATTTTTATAAGATGGTTATATTCCCTATTAAAACTACCATCAATAACTATTCCATCAAAACCATTTATTATCTCTTCTGAGGTATTTTTATGAAAAAGCCCTATCCCATAAAAAAAGATAGGTTCAGATTCAATTAATATGGAAACTTTCTTTTCTATTGAGGGGTTTAAAAGGACTAAATCCTTATAAGAACTTTTTCTAATAACAGCAAAATCTCCTTTATCAAAAAATAGTTTTAAAACTAAACCTGCATCTTTTTCTACACTAATCTCTTCTTTGATTAATTTTTTATATCTTTTATTTAACTCTTTTAAAGTCAAATAATCTAACCAATCACTATAATTATCATTTGAAGAAAAAGATAAAAACTTCTTATTTTTTATATCTTTTATACTTTTAATGTTTGAACTATTATTAACAACTAAAACATATCTTTGAAAATCTATATTGTTATCAAAAGTAAAAAAATATTTTGAAACCTCTTTTAGCTTATCCCTATATTTTAAATAGGAACTTGAATAAATAACTAAAGAGTTATATTTTTTATATCTAATATATTCATCTACTACTTCATCAACATTATCAATAAAAGTTACATTTACATCATATTTATTATCAAATCTTTCTGCAAATTTCTTAGAGATTCTAGAGACTATACTTTTAATTTTATTTTGATTTATTTTATTGTATTCACCAATATTTACAGCAAATTCATAGTTTTTATCTAGATGATTATCCCCATACAAAAGGGTAATAAAAATAAAATATAAACTAATAAGTCTCTTCAAGTTTTTTACCTATTAGTTTATCAATTGTTGCTAAAGAGATAAGATAGTCATGCAAACTTTTAAGATAATCAGCTTTTACATAGACTTCCATCATAGAAGATTGAACTAAATCTTTTGCCTCTACCATCTCATATTTATAAGCTTTAAAATTTGTTATACTATTTTCAGTTGCGGCATCAACAGCTTCTTGAAGAGCTTTTAGTTGTTTAAAGCCCAATGAACTTTTGATAAACTCATTTTTTAGTTGTAAAGCAAGACCATCTTCTAGAAGAATCTTTTGTTCGTTTACAATCTTTTTATCTAATCTTTTTTCAAGTACTTGATTATCTGTCTTAAATCCATTAAATAAAGACATTTTTACAGCTAACCCAACTGTCCATCTATTTGCATTTTCTTCATATAAATATCCATATTGGTACGAATTGTAAGTATGATTGATATTTCCAAAAAGATTAACCATTGGTTGATACTCAGATTTAGCCTCTTTTATTTGCTCATCTTTTATTTTAAGTGCCAAATCAATAGTTCTAATATCTGAATTAAAATCCATTGATTTTTTTACTAATGTTTCCAAATCTTGGTTTTGTTTTAAAATCTCTTGTTTCTCATATGTGATTTTAATCACATCATTATATTTAAGACCAATCAAATTCCCAATTGCACCCTCTAATATCTTTCTATTTGTATCAATTTTGTAAAGGGTAGTTTCAATAAGTGAAGTGATTAATTTTATATTTAAGTAGTCTGTTTTTTTAATATTTAGAGTTGTTCCATTCTCTAAAAATTCTTTGGTTAAATCTCTGCTAAACTTCATATTTTCATATATATCATTGATTAATTTATAAAGACTATCCACAAAAATATAACCATAAAAATATCTTTTAACATCATATACAACTGAGCTTTCGCTTCTTTTTATTGCTTCTGCTTTTATCTCTTTATTAAGTTTTGCCTGTTGGATTATTGAAGAGATTTTTCCACCTGTATATAAAGGATAATTAACTTCTAACTCTCCTCTTACAGTATCTCTACCAACTGCAATAGTGTCAATATCTGCACTTATTGAAGTTGATGTTATTCCCATCATTCCAAGTGCAGCAGCCATATCTGCTGGAAGTTTAAACTCACCTCTTTGTTGATAAATTGTATCTTTGTCATCTCTTTTAGCATACAAAACCACGTCAAGACTAGGATAGTTTGCACTTAAGGCTTGTTCATATTGTGCTTTTGCAATCTCTAAATTTAATTTTGAGATTTTATTTAAACCATTATTTTCCAAAGCAAGATCTATTGCTTTATCAAGTGTTAAATCGAACTCTTTTGCATTTACCATAATGCAAGCTAATAAAAATACACATACAATCTTTTTCAACGAATTTTCCCAAAAATAATTTCCCAAGAGATTATAGCAATTAAGTTTTAAAAAAAGATAATGTATATTCATTCATATTACATATTAATTTCTATTTAAATTTTATATTTGATATAATACAAACTTTAATTACAAAAGGAACTATTTAATGGAATTTAAAATTGATGGAAAATCTCATCATAAGGCAAGAGCTTGCACAATAAAAACTGCCCATAGCACTATACAAACACCTGTATTTATGCCTGTTGGAACTCAAGCAATTGTAAAAGCTTTGGATGCAAATGATATGCTAGAACTTGGAGCAAAAATCATTTTAGGAAATACCTACCATCTATACTTAAGACCAGGAAGCAAAACCGTAAAAAAATTTGGTGGACTTCATGGTTTTTCAAAATTTCCAAACTCATTTTTAACAGATAGTGGTGGATTTCAAGCCTTCTCTTTAAGTGATAACTCAAAACCAGATGAAAATGGTATTACTTTTAAATCACATATTGATGGAAGTAAACACTATTTTACCCCACAAAGTGTTTTAGATACCCAATATGATTTGGGAAGTGATATTATGATGATATTAGATGATTTAGTTGCACTTCCTAATACAAAAGAGAGAATTAAAAAATCAATTGAGAGAACAACAAAGTGGGCAAAAGAAGCTATTACTTACCATAAAGAGCAACAAAGCAAAGGTATAGGGGTTGACCAGAATATTTTTGCAATTATTCAAGGTGGAACAGATAAAGAGTTTAGAAAACTAAGTGCTACTCAACTTTGTGAACTAGATTTTGATGGTTTTGCAATTGGAGGGTTATCTGTTGGGGAACCAAATGAAGATATGTATGAAACAGTTGAGTGGACTACAGATTTTATGCCTTTGGATAAACCAAGATATTTAATGGGAGTTGGAACACCTGAGGATTTAATAGAAAATATAGAAAGAGGTGTTGATATGTTTGATTGCGTTATGCCAACAAGAAACGCAAGAAATGGAACTTTGTTTACCTCTTATGGAAAAATCAATATTAAAAATGCAAAATACAAAGAGGATGAAGCACCAATTGATCCAGAGTGTGACTGTTATACTTGCAAAAACTTCTCTAAAGCATACTTAAATCACCTATTTAGAGCAGGTGAAATTAGCTACTTTAGATTAGGTTCAATGCACAATATTAGATACTATTTAAACCTAATGAAACAAGCAAGAGAAGCTATTTTAGCAGATAATTGGCTTGAATTTAAAAAAGAGTTTTATGCAAAAAGAGGCGTTACTAAAGAGTAAGATTACCTCTTTTTAGATATAATCCACACAATTTATAAGAGCAACTCGTTGC comes from the Halarcobacter ebronensis genome and includes:
- a CDS encoding succinyldiaminopimelate transaminase, which codes for MNFEKYPFEKLNELLKDIKPNDNYEPSALTIGEPQFETPKFIQNALNKSTSLLKKYPASAGLPELKEAMINFVKKRFNVTLKDKQLVTTFGTRESLFNFPQFLLFDKKEPTIAFTNPFYQIYEGAAIASRAKVIHINLTKQNKFKAKLSDKELEKCDLVILNYPNNPTSAEMTKKELGEWVKKALEFDFVLVNDECYSEIYFDESKKPSSLLEASIEVGNVDFKNVIVMNSISKRSSAPGLRSGFVAGDENILESYMQYRTYVGCASPVPLQKAAAVAWNEDFHVDEFREIYKKNFKIAKEILGITPPKATFYIWLEVEDDLEFTKNLYKEKNIKVLPGSFLGRNGMGQGYVRIALVENEEKTREILKRLKDFIDG
- the tgt gene encoding tRNA guanosine(34) transglycosylase Tgt → MEFKIDGKSHHKARACTIKTAHSTIQTPVFMPVGTQAIVKALDANDMLELGAKIILGNTYHLYLRPGSKTVKKFGGLHGFSKFPNSFLTDSGGFQAFSLSDNSKPDENGITFKSHIDGSKHYFTPQSVLDTQYDLGSDIMMILDDLVALPNTKERIKKSIERTTKWAKEAITYHKEQQSKGIGVDQNIFAIIQGGTDKEFRKLSATQLCELDFDGFAIGGLSVGEPNEDMYETVEWTTDFMPLDKPRYLMGVGTPEDLIENIERGVDMFDCVMPTRNARNGTLFTSYGKINIKNAKYKEDEAPIDPECDCYTCKNFSKAYLNHLFRAGEISYFRLGSMHNIRYYLNLMKQAREAILADNWLEFKKEFYAKRGVTKE
- a CDS encoding PhnD/SsuA/transferrin family substrate-binding protein; protein product: MKRLISLYFIFITLLYGDNHLDKNYEFAVNIGEYNKINQNKIKSIVSRISKKFAERFDNKYDVNVTFIDNVDEVVDEYIRYKKYNSLVIYSSSYLKYRDKLKEVSKYFFTFDNNIDFQRYVLVVNNSSNIKSIKDIKNKKFLSFSSNDNYSDWLDYLTLKELNKRYKKLIKEEISVEKDAGLVLKLFFDKGDFAVIRKSSYKDLVLLNPSIEKKVSILIESEPIFFYGIGLFHKNTSEEIINGFDGIVIDGSFNREYNHLIKMLDSTKIKRIYPKDLETLEKFYKEYLSLKRKVDVQAK
- a CDS encoding ATP-binding protein — encoded protein: MFKLNKIFTKIFISMFLAILFFSSIFSIYYITSQKKEIIKSLEQEAKSIAQILIYSMSDAIVLDDNSYIVEFNYDFLSHHELLNSIVIEKNNKYFIINKDKWSYETNIDTSMKSLEKENSVYKMMVDPSSKIEVFHYVTPIIISGSSWGHIHLSFSLQQFHKKIENMYYSFFTFFVILLVIIFLISFFIARSFSKPIISLNEVANEISKGNLGLRSFNNNSDEIGHLSKSFNMMISKIESSQKELKDSYEKLEDRVEERTLELNKTNKMLEDKTHELEQLNQVLDKKVKEEVEKRAKQEKLLMHQSRLAAMGEMIGNIAHQWRQPLSMITTAASGMKVEKEFGLSNNESELNKIEVIIKTSNYLSNTIEDFSNFFKPNKYKETFHIEDKLQQSLELVASSLKFHHITVEENLDKTIEIKGFPNEYAQAILNILTNSKDVLVQRKIKNPTIFIKLYKDNNYAVLEIEDNAGGIDEKIIDKIFEPYFTTKHKYQGTGIGLYMSKMIVEENMQGKLGVENSKHGALFKIKIPIELQS
- a CDS encoding COG3400 family protein translates to MKKILVILDGIVAKKLLQRMVETNTTENSYDIVYLSDAIVPEHKPSNFTFYKFDPTSESKLAMVLDKDTHSQVLIALNSKDEMINVIKNIKARKKNLPMSILDYWGINMKDPYVNIYKGIEVLANGMVERLPNIPVMAQNIGLKQGEIMEIKIPFGSSYAYRYIGSIEQKEWKIFGLYRGEKLINIKPSLILKPNDIILVIGKPTVLMQVYNAIGKSQGQFPMPFGHNIYLYLDMYLQDKDRIENVINQIKFLNKRLKNSKMIIRITRPTTVDIIDLIKDNFANNDSVEIKMDYHDIGMERLLKSDIRAFDVGMIILTSEMFNNRKKIKHILDLKLPLYKIGEESNGTGLKNSVVVINDVNSYEQISPVVFDVSAQLKLRTKIFNMNPLGENEKKSDLIDHFENLAKIFNEKIEVVSNDENPIRELKKETNILQILPLKHSMFKSRFSWKFLYTNPDLISFDLNRFDQLLIPVIEE
- a CDS encoding TolC family protein — its product is MKKIVCVFLLACIMVNAKEFDLTLDKAIDLALENNGLNKISKLNLEIAKAQYEQALSANYPSLDVVLYAKRDDKDTIYQQRGEFKLPADMAAALGMMGITSTSISADIDTIAVGRDTVRGELEVNYPLYTGGKISSIIQQAKLNKEIKAEAIKRSESSVVYDVKRYFYGYIFVDSLYKLINDIYENMKFSRDLTKEFLENGTTLNIKKTDYLNIKLITSLIETTLYKIDTNRKILEGAIGNLIGLKYNDVIKITYEKQEILKQNQDLETLVKKSMDFNSDIRTIDLALKIKDEQIKEAKSEYQPMVNLFGNINHTYNSYQYGYLYEENANRWTVGLAVKMSLFNGFKTDNQVLEKRLDKKIVNEQKILLEDGLALQLKNEFIKSSLGFKQLKALQEAVDAATENSITNFKAYKYEMVEAKDLVQSSMMEVYVKADYLKSLHDYLISLATIDKLIGKKLEETY